A part of Streptomyces sp. NBC_00557 genomic DNA contains:
- the efp gene encoding elongation factor P, whose protein sequence is MASTNDLKNGMVLKLEGGQLWSVVEFQHVKPGKGPAFVRTKLKNVLSGKVVDKTFNAGVKVETATVDKRDMQFSYMDGDYFVFMDMETYDQLHIDRKVVGDAANFLVEGFEATVAQHEGEVLFVELPAAVELTVAETEPGVQGDRSTGGTKPATLETGHQIQVPLFITTGEKIKVDTRTSDYLGRVNS, encoded by the coding sequence GTGGCTTCCACGAACGACCTCAAGAACGGCATGGTGCTCAAGCTCGAAGGCGGCCAGCTCTGGTCCGTCGTCGAGTTCCAGCACGTCAAGCCCGGCAAGGGCCCGGCCTTCGTGCGCACCAAGCTCAAGAACGTGCTGTCCGGCAAGGTGGTCGACAAGACCTTCAACGCCGGAGTCAAGGTCGAGACGGCCACTGTCGACAAGCGCGACATGCAGTTCTCGTACATGGACGGCGACTACTTCGTCTTCATGGACATGGAGACCTACGACCAGCTGCACATCGACCGCAAGGTGGTGGGCGACGCCGCCAACTTCCTGGTCGAGGGCTTCGAGGCCACCGTCGCCCAGCACGAGGGCGAGGTGCTCTTCGTCGAGCTGCCGGCCGCCGTCGAGCTGACCGTCGCCGAGACCGAGCCGGGCGTCCAGGGCGACCGCTCCACCGGCGGCACCAAGCCCGCCACGCTGGAGACCGGCCACCAGATCCAGGTCCCGCTCTTCATCACCACCGGTGAGAAGATCAAGGTCGACACCCGCACCAGCGACTACCTCGGCCGGGTGAACAGCTAA
- the aroC gene encoding chorismate synthase has product MSRLRWLTAGESHGPALVATLEGLPAGVPITTEMVADHLARRRLGYGRGARMKFEQDEVTFLGGVRHGLTLGSPVAIMVGNTEWPKWEQVMAADPVDPEILAGLARNAPLTRPRPGHADLAGMQKYGFDEARPVLERASARETAARVALGAVARSYLKETTGIEIVSHVVELCSVKAPQGVYPTPADVERLDADPLRCLDADTSKAMVAEVDQAHKDGDTLGGVVEVLAYGVPVGLGSHVHWDRKLDARLAGALMGIQAIKGVEIGDGFELARVPGSKAHDEIVNTPEGIKRVSGRAGGTEGGLSTGELLRVRAAMKPIATVPRALRTVDVTTGEEAQAHHQRSDVSAVPAAGIVAEAMVALVLADAVAEKFGGDSVAETRRNVRSYLDNLRIR; this is encoded by the coding sequence TTGAGCAGGCTGCGTTGGCTGACCGCGGGGGAGTCCCACGGTCCGGCACTTGTCGCGACGCTGGAGGGCCTTCCCGCCGGCGTGCCGATCACCACGGAGATGGTGGCGGACCACCTGGCGCGGCGGCGGCTCGGCTATGGCCGCGGTGCCCGGATGAAGTTCGAGCAGGACGAGGTCACCTTCCTGGGCGGCGTCCGGCACGGTCTCACCCTCGGCTCCCCGGTCGCGATCATGGTGGGCAACACCGAGTGGCCCAAGTGGGAGCAGGTCATGGCGGCCGACCCGGTGGATCCGGAGATCCTCGCCGGGCTCGCCCGCAACGCCCCGCTGACCCGCCCGCGCCCCGGCCACGCCGACCTCGCCGGCATGCAGAAGTACGGCTTCGACGAGGCCCGCCCGGTCCTGGAGCGCGCCTCAGCCCGCGAGACCGCGGCCCGGGTGGCGCTCGGCGCGGTCGCCCGCTCCTACCTGAAGGAGACCACGGGCATCGAGATCGTCTCGCACGTCGTCGAGCTGTGCTCGGTGAAGGCCCCGCAGGGCGTGTACCCCACCCCGGCCGACGTCGAGAGGCTGGACGCCGACCCGCTGCGCTGCCTGGACGCGGACACCTCGAAGGCGATGGTCGCGGAGGTCGACCAGGCCCACAAGGACGGCGACACCCTCGGCGGCGTGGTCGAGGTGCTGGCGTACGGCGTCCCGGTCGGCCTCGGCTCGCACGTGCACTGGGACCGCAAGCTGGACGCCCGGCTCGCCGGCGCCCTCATGGGCATCCAGGCGATCAAGGGCGTCGAGATCGGTGACGGCTTCGAGCTGGCCCGGGTGCCGGGCTCGAAGGCGCACGACGAGATCGTGAACACCCCCGAGGGCATCAAGCGCGTCTCCGGCCGCGCCGGCGGCACCGAGGGCGGCCTGTCCACCGGAGAGCTGCTGCGGGTGCGGGCCGCGATGAAGCCGATCGCGACCGTGCCGCGCGCCCTGCGGACCGTGGACGTCACCACCGGCGAGGAGGCGCAGGCCCACCACCAGCGCTCCGACGTCTCCGCCGTGCCGGCCGCCGGCATCGTCGCCGAGGCGATGGTCGCGCTGGTGCTCGCGGACGCGGTCGCCGAGAAGTTCGGCGGCGACTCGGTGGCCGAGACCCGCCGCAACGTGCGCTCCTACCTCGACAACCTGCGGATCCGGTGA
- a CDS encoding aspartate carbamoyltransferase catalytic subunit, whose product MQRHLISAADLTRDDAVLILDTAEEMARVADRPIKKLPTLRGRTVVNLFFEDSTRTRISFEAAEKRLSADVINFSAKGSSVSKGESLKDTAQTLEAMGVDAVVIRHGASGAPYRLANSGWIDAAVINAGDGTHQHPTQALLDAFTMRRRLIGRDAGLGQDLSGRRITIVGDVLHSRVARSNVDLLHTLGAEVTLVAPPTLVPVGVETWPCEVSYDLDSALPKCDAVMMLRVQRERMNAAFFPTEREYSRRYGLDGDRMAKLPEHAVVMHPGPMVRGMEITAEVADSDRCTAVEQVANGVSIRMAVLYLLLGGNEPAVTHARTTEEK is encoded by the coding sequence ATGCAGCGTCATCTCATCTCGGCCGCCGACCTCACCCGTGACGACGCCGTCCTGATCCTCGACACCGCCGAGGAGATGGCCCGGGTCGCCGACCGGCCGATCAAGAAGCTGCCGACCCTGCGCGGCCGCACCGTCGTCAACCTCTTCTTCGAGGACTCCACGCGCACGCGGATCTCCTTCGAGGCCGCCGAGAAGCGCCTCTCCGCCGACGTCATCAACTTCTCCGCCAAGGGCTCCAGCGTGTCCAAGGGCGAGTCCCTGAAGGACACCGCCCAGACGCTGGAGGCCATGGGCGTCGACGCCGTCGTCATCCGGCACGGCGCCTCCGGAGCGCCGTACCGCCTGGCGAACTCCGGCTGGATCGACGCCGCGGTCATCAACGCCGGCGACGGCACCCACCAGCACCCCACCCAGGCCCTGCTGGACGCCTTCACCATGCGCCGCCGGCTCATCGGCCGGGACGCCGGGCTCGGCCAGGACCTGTCCGGCCGGCGGATCACCATCGTCGGTGACGTCCTGCACAGCCGGGTCGCCCGCTCCAACGTGGACCTGCTGCACACCCTCGGCGCCGAGGTCACCCTCGTCGCCCCGCCCACCCTGGTGCCGGTCGGCGTGGAGACCTGGCCCTGCGAGGTGTCGTACGACCTCGACAGCGCGCTGCCCAAGTGCGACGCGGTGATGATGCTGCGCGTCCAGCGCGAGCGGATGAACGCCGCCTTCTTCCCGACCGAGCGCGAGTACTCCCGCCGCTACGGCCTCGACGGCGACCGCATGGCCAAGCTGCCCGAGCATGCCGTCGTGATGCACCCCGGCCCGATGGTCCGCGGCATGGAGATCACCGCCGAGGTCGCCGACTCCGACCGCTGCACCGCCGTCGAGCAGGTCGCCAACGGCGTCTCCATCCGGATGGCCGTCCTGTACCTGCTGCTCGGCGGCAACGAGCCCGCCGTCACCCACGCCCGTACCACCGAGGAGAAGTAA
- a CDS encoding Pro-rich N-terminal domain-containing protein has product MQHAVGSPLPPPHEPGQGPHARWASAAHHPGPHPGVPQGPAPVPPPPGFPAPVGAVPPTPPQRPLPQPPAPQPAAGQPAPDTTGHVPLPPGGPVGVPPAPAAAPDPATTTLAVLLIGPAGAGKTSVAKYWADHRRVPTAHISLDDVREWVRSGFADPQSGWNDNSEAQYRLARRTCGFAARNFLANGISCILDDAVFPDRPVVGLGGWKRHVGPGLLPVVLLPGLDVVLERNAERTGNRRLTDEEVARIHGRMAGWYGSGLPIIDNSQLDVPGTARVLDEVLARAIASPPNW; this is encoded by the coding sequence ATGCAGCACGCAGTGGGGTCTCCGCTGCCGCCGCCCCACGAGCCGGGGCAGGGGCCGCACGCCCGCTGGGCCTCGGCCGCACACCACCCGGGCCCGCACCCGGGAGTCCCCCAGGGGCCCGCCCCCGTGCCCCCGCCGCCGGGCTTCCCGGCCCCGGTGGGCGCCGTCCCGCCGACGCCCCCGCAGCGGCCGCTGCCCCAGCCTCCGGCCCCGCAGCCCGCCGCCGGACAGCCGGCCCCCGACACCACCGGTCATGTCCCGCTGCCGCCCGGCGGCCCGGTCGGCGTGCCCCCGGCGCCCGCCGCGGCCCCCGACCCGGCGACCACCACCCTGGCCGTCCTGCTGATCGGCCCCGCCGGCGCCGGAAAGACCAGCGTCGCCAAGTACTGGGCGGACCACCGCCGGGTGCCCACCGCGCACATCAGCCTGGACGACGTCCGCGAATGGGTCCGCTCCGGCTTCGCCGACCCACAGTCCGGCTGGAACGACAACTCCGAGGCCCAGTACCGCCTGGCCCGCCGCACCTGCGGCTTCGCCGCCCGCAACTTCCTCGCCAACGGGATCTCCTGCATCCTGGACGACGCCGTCTTCCCGGACCGCCCGGTCGTCGGCCTCGGCGGCTGGAAACGCCATGTGGGCCCCGGCCTGCTGCCCGTCGTCCTCCTGCCCGGCCTGGACGTCGTGCTGGAGCGCAACGCGGAGCGCACCGGCAACCGCCGCCTCACCGACGAGGAGGTCGCCCGCATCCACGGCCGCATGGCCGGCTGGTACGGCTCGGGCCTGCCGATCATCGACAACTCCCAGCTGGACGTCCCGGGCACGGCGAGGGTCCTGGACGAGGTCCTGGCGAGGGCCATCGCGAGCCCCCCGAACTGGTGA
- the pyrR gene encoding bifunctional pyr operon transcriptional regulator/uracil phosphoribosyltransferase PyrR: protein MDKQDSHATPPASDARPVLEGPDIARVLTRIAHEIVERAKGADDVVLLGIPTRGVFLAQRLAAKLEQITDRKIPVGSLDITMYRDDLRMHPPRALARTEIPGDGIDGKLVVLVDDVLFSGRTIRAALDALNDIGRPRAVQLAVLVDRGHRELPIRADYVGKNLPTSLRETVKVQLAEEDGRDTVLLGVKADQ from the coding sequence ATGGACAAGCAGGACTCGCACGCGACTCCGCCTGCGTCCGATGCGCGGCCCGTTCTCGAGGGCCCCGACATCGCGCGGGTGCTGACCCGCATCGCCCACGAGATCGTCGAGCGCGCCAAGGGCGCCGACGACGTGGTGCTCCTCGGCATCCCCACCCGGGGTGTCTTCCTCGCCCAGCGGCTCGCCGCCAAGCTGGAGCAGATCACCGACCGCAAGATCCCGGTCGGCTCCCTCGACATCACCATGTACCGCGACGACCTGCGCATGCACCCGCCGCGTGCGCTGGCCCGCACCGAGATCCCCGGTGACGGCATCGACGGCAAGCTGGTCGTCCTCGTCGACGACGTGCTGTTCTCCGGCCGCACCATCCGCGCCGCCCTCGACGCCCTGAACGACATCGGGCGCCCCCGCGCGGTACAGCTCGCGGTCCTGGTCGACCGCGGCCACCGCGAACTGCCCATCCGCGCCGACTACGTCGGCAAGAACCTCCCCACGTCGCTGCGGGAGACGGTCAAGGTCCAGCTCGCCGAGGAGGACGGTCGCGACACCGTGCTGCTCGGTGTGAAGGCCGACCAGTAG
- the mltG gene encoding endolytic transglycosylase MltG — protein MYGDGGWEGQQAPGGHQPAYGDRPEQHYPQQPQQHYPQHPEQYYPQQPQYDDWNQQPQPGYGHEQYPYYDEQGQQQYPGHAQQPYPQQGGWDASGGHGQMPYGADAGDPYGRQHIPHDGQEPDYYGAEESYPPPQPPGRTGPEAEPGPEAAPEEEDHAFFAGGDDEDDEEYELQSRRERRGKGDKQGKKGRKSRNGCACLVVVLVLGGGVGTVGYFGYRFYQNRFAPAPDYQGDGIAQKVTVEIPKGAGGWDIGRLLKDAGVVKSAGAFVHAQSEAPGAGTIQAGAYVLNKEMSAASAVRLMLDPKSHSFVLVRPGERNAGVYEDIDKKLQLADGTTRKLAEKEYKSFGLPSWARNTQYAGSIKDPLEGFLFPGTYAAAKGMKPDNILKQMVAQATSKYDSYGLASKARSLGLDNAFQLVTVASLVQAEGKTRDDFRKMAEVVYNRLKPTNTETNQYLQFDSTYNYAKGTSNIHISEKAINSDQSPYNTYTHKGLPPGPIGNPGEDALKAALNPTHDGWIYFVATDGVNNTEFAKTYAEFKQLKDKFNASSGN, from the coding sequence TTGTACGGGGACGGCGGATGGGAAGGGCAGCAGGCCCCCGGCGGCCATCAGCCTGCCTACGGCGACCGGCCGGAGCAGCACTACCCGCAGCAGCCGCAGCAGCACTACCCGCAGCACCCCGAGCAGTACTACCCGCAGCAGCCGCAGTACGACGACTGGAACCAGCAGCCCCAGCCCGGCTACGGGCACGAGCAGTACCCGTACTACGACGAACAGGGACAGCAGCAGTACCCCGGCCACGCCCAGCAGCCGTACCCGCAGCAGGGCGGCTGGGACGCGTCCGGCGGCCACGGCCAGATGCCGTACGGCGCGGATGCGGGCGACCCGTACGGCCGGCAGCACATACCCCATGACGGGCAGGAGCCCGACTACTACGGCGCCGAGGAGTCCTACCCTCCGCCGCAACCGCCCGGCCGCACCGGCCCCGAGGCCGAACCGGGCCCAGAGGCCGCGCCCGAGGAGGAGGACCACGCCTTCTTCGCGGGAGGCGACGACGAGGATGACGAGGAGTACGAGCTCCAGAGCCGCCGTGAGCGGCGCGGCAAGGGAGACAAACAGGGCAAGAAGGGCAGGAAGAGTCGCAACGGCTGCGCCTGCCTGGTCGTGGTCCTTGTCCTCGGCGGAGGCGTCGGCACCGTCGGCTACTTCGGCTACAGGTTCTACCAGAACCGTTTCGCCCCGGCTCCCGACTACCAGGGCGACGGCATCGCCCAGAAGGTGACGGTCGAGATCCCGAAGGGTGCAGGCGGCTGGGACATCGGCCGCCTGCTCAAGGACGCCGGGGTCGTCAAGAGCGCCGGGGCCTTCGTCCACGCACAGAGCGAGGCTCCGGGCGCCGGCACGATCCAGGCGGGCGCCTATGTCCTGAACAAGGAGATGTCCGCCGCCAGCGCCGTGCGGCTGATGCTGGATCCGAAGAGCCACAGCTTCGTCCTGGTGCGACCGGGTGAGCGCAACGCGGGTGTCTACGAGGACATCGACAAGAAACTCCAACTCGCCGACGGCACCACCCGGAAACTCGCCGAGAAGGAATACAAGAGCTTCGGCCTGCCGTCCTGGGCCCGGAACACCCAGTACGCCGGCTCCATAAAAGATCCCCTGGAGGGGTTCCTCTTCCCGGGCACCTACGCGGCCGCCAAGGGCATGAAGCCGGACAACATCCTCAAGCAGATGGTCGCCCAGGCCACGTCGAAGTACGACTCCTACGGCCTCGCCTCCAAGGCCCGGTCACTGGGTCTCGACAACGCGTTCCAGCTGGTCACCGTCGCCAGCCTGGTGCAGGCCGAGGGCAAGACGCGCGACGACTTCCGCAAGATGGCCGAGGTCGTCTACAACCGCCTCAAGCCCACCAACACCGAGACGAACCAGTACCTGCAGTTCGACTCGACCTACAACTACGCCAAGGGCACCAGCAACATCCACATCTCCGAGAAGGCGATCAACAGCGACCAGAGCCCGTACAACACGTACACGCACAAGGGACTTCCGCCCGGTCCGATCGGCAACCCCGGCGAGGACGCGCTCAAGGCGGCACTGAATCCGACCCACGACGGCTGGATCTATTTCGTGGCGACCGACGGCGTGAACAACACCGAATTCGCCAAGACCTACGCCGAATTCAAGCAACTCAAGGACAAGTTCAATGCCAGCTCGGGCAACTGA
- a CDS encoding shikimate dehydrogenase: MPARATDARRAAVLGKPIAHSLSPVLHRAAYEELGLTGWSYDRFEVDEAGLPGFLRELGPEWAGLSLTMPLKRAVIPLLDEISETASSVDAVNTVVFTEDGRRLGDNTDIPGMVAALREHGIEQVGSAAILGAGATASSALAALSRICTGEVVAYVRSEARAAEMRRWGERLDVDVRTADWADAAQALRAPLVIATTPAGSTDALAAAVPERPAALFDVLYEPWPTELAARWSMFGGAVVSGLDLLVHQAVLQVERMTGRSPAPLDAMRRAGEQALAAR; encoded by the coding sequence ATGCCAGCTCGGGCAACTGACGCCCGCCGGGCCGCCGTACTCGGCAAGCCCATCGCCCACTCCCTCTCGCCGGTGCTGCACCGGGCCGCGTACGAGGAGCTGGGGCTCACCGGATGGTCGTACGACCGCTTCGAGGTGGACGAGGCCGGGCTGCCCGGCTTCCTGCGGGAGCTGGGGCCCGAGTGGGCGGGCCTGTCGCTGACCATGCCGCTGAAGCGGGCGGTGATCCCGCTGCTGGACGAGATCAGCGAGACGGCCTCCTCCGTCGACGCGGTCAACACCGTCGTCTTCACCGAGGACGGCCGCCGGCTCGGCGACAACACCGACATCCCGGGCATGGTGGCCGCGCTGCGCGAGCACGGCATCGAGCAGGTCGGCTCCGCCGCGATCCTCGGCGCCGGCGCCACCGCCTCCTCCGCCCTCGCCGCCCTCTCCCGGATCTGTACCGGCGAGGTCGTCGCCTACGTCCGCAGCGAGGCCCGCGCCGCCGAGATGCGCCGGTGGGGCGAACGGCTCGACGTGGACGTCCGTACGGCCGACTGGGCGGACGCCGCGCAGGCGCTGCGCGCCCCGCTGGTGATCGCCACCACGCCCGCCGGCTCCACCGACGCCCTCGCCGCCGCCGTGCCCGAGCGGCCCGCCGCCCTCTTCGACGTGCTCTACGAGCCCTGGCCCACCGAGCTGGCGGCCCGCTGGTCCATGTTCGGCGGAGCCGTGGTCAGCGGCCTCGACCTGCTGGTCCACCAGGCCGTGCTGCAGGTCGAGCGGATGACCGGACGCTCCCCGGCCCCTCTGGACGCCATGCGCCGGGCCGGCGAGCAGGCGCTCGCCGCCCGCTGA
- the bldD gene encoding transcriptional regulator BldD produces the protein MSSEYAKQLGAKLRAIRTQQGLSLHGVEEKSQGRWKAVVVGSYERGDRAVTVQRLAELADFYGVPVQELLPGTTPGGAAEPPPKLVLDLERLATVPAEKAGPLQRYAATIQSQRGDYNGKVLSIRQDDLRTLAVIYDQSPSVLTEQLISWGVLDADARRAVAAHEES, from the coding sequence ATGTCCAGCGAATACGCCAAACAGCTCGGGGCCAAGCTCCGGGCCATCCGCACCCAGCAGGGCCTTTCCCTCCACGGTGTCGAGGAGAAGTCCCAGGGTCGCTGGAAGGCCGTGGTGGTCGGGTCCTACGAGCGTGGCGACCGTGCGGTGACCGTCCAGCGGCTCGCCGAGCTGGCCGATTTCTATGGCGTTCCGGTTCAGGAGCTGCTGCCGGGCACCACGCCGGGCGGCGCCGCCGAGCCGCCGCCGAAGCTGGTCCTGGACCTCGAGCGGCTGGCCACCGTGCCGGCCGAGAAGGCGGGACCCCTGCAGCGTTACGCGGCGACGATCCAGTCCCAGCGCGGCGACTACAACGGCAAGGTGCTCTCCATCCGCCAGGACGACCTGCGCACACTCGCCGTCATCTACGACCAGTCCCCCTCGGTCCTCACGGAGCAGCTGATCAGCTGGGGTGTGCTGGACGCGGACGCGCGCCGCGCGGTGGCCGCGCACGAGGAGAGCTGA
- the aroB gene encoding 3-dehydroquinate synthase translates to MSEAVTRIQVAGTAGTDPYEVLVGRQLLGELADLIGGKAKRVAVIHPEALAETGDALRADLAEQGFEAIAIQVPNAEEAKTAEVAAYCWKALGQSGFTRSDVVVGVGGGATTDLAGFVAATWLRGVRWIAIPTTVLAMVDAAVGGKTGINTAEGKNLVGAFHPPAGVLCDLAALDSLPVNDYVSGLAEVIKAGFIADPVILDLIESDPEAARTPAGPHTAELIERSIRVKADVVSSDLKESGLREILNYGHTLGHAIEKNERYKWRHGAAVAVGMHFAAELGRLAGRLDDATADRHRTVLEAVGLPLHYRYDQWPKLLEAMRIDKKSRGDLLRFIVLDGLAKPTVLEGPDPAVLLAAYGEVGR, encoded by the coding sequence ATGAGCGAGGCAGTCACCCGCATCCAGGTCGCCGGCACCGCGGGCACCGACCCCTACGAGGTGCTGGTCGGACGCCAACTCCTCGGCGAGCTGGCCGACCTGATCGGCGGCAAGGCCAAGCGGGTCGCGGTGATCCACCCGGAGGCGCTGGCCGAGACCGGTGACGCGCTCCGCGCGGACCTGGCCGAGCAGGGCTTCGAGGCGATCGCCATCCAGGTGCCCAACGCCGAGGAGGCCAAGACCGCCGAGGTCGCCGCCTACTGCTGGAAGGCGCTCGGCCAGTCGGGCTTCACCCGCTCCGACGTCGTCGTCGGCGTGGGCGGCGGGGCCACCACCGACCTCGCCGGTTTCGTCGCGGCGACCTGGCTGCGCGGGGTGCGCTGGATCGCCATTCCGACGACCGTGCTGGCCATGGTGGACGCGGCCGTCGGCGGCAAGACCGGCATCAACACCGCCGAGGGCAAGAACCTCGTCGGCGCCTTCCACCCGCCGGCCGGCGTCCTGTGTGACCTGGCCGCGCTGGACTCCCTCCCGGTCAACGACTACGTCTCCGGGCTCGCCGAGGTCATCAAGGCCGGCTTCATCGCCGACCCGGTGATCCTCGACCTGATCGAGTCGGACCCCGAGGCGGCGCGGACCCCGGCCGGCCCGCACACGGCCGAGCTGATCGAGCGCTCGATCCGGGTGAAGGCGGATGTCGTCTCCTCGGACCTGAAGGAGTCGGGTCTGCGCGAGATCCTCAACTACGGCCACACGCTGGGCCACGCCATCGAGAAGAACGAGCGCTACAAGTGGCGGCACGGCGCGGCCGTCGCGGTCGGCATGCACTTCGCGGCCGAACTGGGCCGACTGGCGGGCCGGTTGGACGACGCGACGGCGGACCGGCACCGCACGGTCCTGGAGGCCGTCGGCCTGCCGCTGCACTACCGCTACGACCAGTGGCCCAAGCTGCTGGAGGCGATGAGGATCGACAAGAAGTCGCGTGGCGACCTGCTGCGCTTCATCGTCCTCGACGGCCTGGCCAAGCCGACGGTCCTGGAGGGGCCGGACCCGGCCGTGCTGCTCGCCGCGTACGGCGAAGTGGGCCGGTAA
- a CDS encoding aminopeptidase P family protein, whose translation MSEVYATRRSRLRDHFTAAGTAAALVTRPANVRYLAGTAPHGAALLVGKRDDLLVCTGPPEDRPYEGRPDENLRLHVLPANNGDPAVEAAAHAAGQDADSLAVEEHHLTVARHRALAAAVPALRLTDLGAAVEQLRVVKDEEEISCLRIGAEIADQALGELLESILVGRTERHLALELERRLVDHGADGPAFPTSVATGPNSGRRGHRPTDRRVEEGDFLSVCLGATYRGYRCEIGRTFVIGTSPADWQVELYDLVFSAQRAGRESLAPGAAYRDVDRAARQVLDSAGYAEALPPLTGHGVGLEIDEDPQLAPAAMGKLDACVPVTVEPGVHLPGRGGVRIDDTLVVRPEADGGPELLTITTKELLAL comes from the coding sequence ATGTCAGAGGTGTACGCGACCCGCCGATCCCGGCTGAGAGACCACTTCACCGCGGCCGGCACCGCGGCAGCGCTCGTCACCCGCCCCGCCAACGTGCGCTACCTCGCGGGCACGGCCCCGCACGGCGCCGCCCTGCTGGTGGGCAAGCGCGATGACCTGCTGGTGTGCACCGGTCCGCCCGAGGACCGGCCGTACGAGGGCCGGCCCGACGAGAACCTGCGCCTGCACGTCCTCCCGGCGAACAACGGCGACCCCGCCGTCGAGGCGGCCGCCCACGCCGCGGGCCAGGACGCCGACTCCCTCGCCGTCGAGGAGCACCACCTCACCGTGGCCCGCCACAGAGCCCTCGCCGCGGCGGTCCCGGCGCTGCGCCTCACCGATCTCGGCGCGGCCGTGGAGCAGCTCAGGGTGGTCAAGGACGAGGAGGAGATCTCCTGCCTGCGCATCGGCGCCGAGATCGCCGACCAGGCCCTCGGCGAGCTGCTGGAGTCGATCCTGGTCGGCCGCACCGAACGGCACCTCGCGCTGGAGCTGGAGCGCCGCCTGGTCGACCACGGCGCCGACGGCCCGGCCTTCCCCACCTCCGTCGCCACCGGACCCAACTCCGGCCGCCGCGGGCACCGCCCCACCGACCGGCGGGTGGAGGAGGGCGACTTCCTCTCCGTGTGCCTGGGCGCGACCTACCGCGGCTACCGCTGCGAGATCGGCCGCACCTTCGTGATCGGCACCTCGCCCGCGGACTGGCAGGTCGAGCTCTACGACCTGGTCTTCTCCGCGCAGCGCGCCGGACGCGAGTCCCTGGCGCCCGGCGCCGCCTACCGCGACGTGGACCGCGCCGCGCGCCAGGTGCTGGACTCCGCGGGCTATGCGGAAGCCCTGCCACCGCTGACCGGACACGGGGTCGGACTCGAAATCGACGAGGACCCGCAGTTGGCCCCCGCGGCCATGGGTAAACTGGACGCTTGCGTGCCGGTCACCGTCGAACCGGGAGTCCACCTCCCGGGCCGGGGCGGTGTCCGGATCGATGACACGCTCGTCGTACGCCCCGAGGCGGACGGCGGACCCGAGCTACTCACCATCACGACCAAGGAGCTGCTCGCGCTGTAG
- a CDS encoding shikimate kinase: MGVGKSTVGRLLAERLGLGYRDTDEDIVAAEGRTIAEIFVDEGEPAFRALEKRAVHTALAEHEGVLALGGGAVLDADTRALLAAHRVLYLSMDVEEAVKRTGLNVARPLLAVNPRKQWRELMEARRHLYEEVATAVVATDGRTPEEVTQAALDALELKEA; encoded by the coding sequence ATGGGCGTCGGCAAGTCCACCGTGGGCCGGCTGCTCGCCGAGCGCCTCGGACTCGGCTACCGGGACACCGACGAGGACATCGTCGCCGCCGAGGGCCGCACCATCGCCGAGATCTTCGTCGACGAGGGGGAGCCCGCTTTCCGCGCCCTCGAGAAGCGGGCCGTGCACACCGCGCTCGCCGAGCACGAGGGCGTCCTCGCGCTCGGCGGCGGGGCGGTCCTCGACGCCGACACCCGCGCCCTGCTCGCCGCGCACCGGGTGCTCTACCTCTCGATGGACGTGGAGGAGGCCGTCAAGCGCACCGGCCTCAACGTGGCCCGGCCGCTGCTCGCGGTCAACCCGCGCAAGCAGTGGCGCGAGCTGATGGAGGCCAGGCGGCACCTGTACGAGGAGGTCGCCACCGCCGTCGTCGCGACGGACGGCCGCACCCCCGAAGAGGTCACCCAAGCAGCGCTGGACGCACTGGAGTTGAAAGAAGCATGA
- the nusB gene encoding transcription antitermination factor NusB, with protein sequence MAARNTARKRAFQILFEGDQRGADVLTVLADWIRLSRSDTRQPPVSEYTMQLVEGYAEHAKRIDELIAQYAVGWTLDRMPVVDRNILRLGAYELIWVDETPDAVVLDEMVQLAKEFSTDESPSFVNGLLGRLKELKPSLRRDQA encoded by the coding sequence GTGGCTGCCCGCAACACGGCCCGCAAACGCGCCTTCCAGATCCTCTTCGAGGGCGACCAGCGCGGCGCCGACGTCCTGACGGTCCTCGCGGACTGGATCCGGCTGTCCCGGTCCGACACCCGGCAGCCGCCGGTCAGCGAGTACACGATGCAGCTCGTCGAGGGCTACGCCGAGCACGCGAAGCGCATCGACGAGCTGATCGCCCAGTACGCGGTCGGCTGGACGCTGGACCGGATGCCGGTCGTGGACCGCAACATCCTGCGGCTCGGCGCGTACGAGCTGATCTGGGTGGACGAGACCCCGGACGCCGTCGTGCTCGACGAGATGGTGCAGCTGGCGAAGGAGTTCTCCACCGACGAGTCGCCGTCGTTCGTCAACGGCCTGCTGGGCCGCCTGAAGGAACTCAAGCCGTCCCTGCGCCGGGACCAGGCGTAG